Proteins encoded within one genomic window of Panacibacter microcysteis:
- a CDS encoding DUF4294 domain-containing protein yields MPGKLPILISAVIFLIIFCAPQKTHAQNGTGIYDTIKVGACIEANGDTIPCSWLEPTYVRAKLTGKWKKKYADWTRLRNAVYVTYPYAIQASKVMNEINAQLAGVTDKKKRKEIIKSREKELKTKFADKLTQLSVYQGKVLMKLIYRQTGNNCFEIIEEYKGSFSAGFWQAIALVFGSNLRQNYEPRGKDEVMEMIVKDVEKMYGVRS; encoded by the coding sequence GCACCACAAAAAACGCATGCTCAAAATGGTACCGGTATTTATGATACCATTAAAGTAGGCGCCTGCATAGAAGCCAATGGAGACACCATTCCATGTTCCTGGCTGGAACCCACATACGTAAGGGCTAAGCTTACCGGCAAATGGAAAAAGAAATATGCAGACTGGACTCGTTTGCGCAATGCAGTGTATGTAACCTACCCGTACGCTATACAGGCTTCGAAGGTAATGAATGAAATAAATGCACAACTTGCCGGGGTAACAGACAAAAAGAAAAGAAAAGAGATCATTAAATCGAGAGAGAAAGAATTGAAGACCAAGTTTGCTGATAAGCTAACTCAGTTATCGGTGTACCAGGGTAAAGTTTTAATGAAACTTATTTACAGGCAAACCGGCAATAATTGTTTTGAGATAATAGAAGAATACAAAGGCAGTTTCAGTGCGGGTTTCTGGCAGGCAATAGCCCTAGTATTTGGAAGCAACCTGCGCCAGAATTATGAACCCCGTGGCAAAGATGAAGTGATGGAAATGATTGTGAAAGACGTGGAAAAAATGTATGGAGTAAGAAGTTAA
- the bshB1 gene encoding bacillithiol biosynthesis deacetylase BshB1, whose translation MKVDILAFGVHPDDVELGCSGTLIASAKAGKKVAVVDLTGGELGTRGTVDTRKTEAADAAGVMLLAARENLEMADGFFQHDEANVRKVITVIRKYQPEIVLCNAPEDRHPDHGRSSKLVADAAFLSGLRKIETVYNNQPQQQWRPAYVFHYIQDRYLKPDFVFDISDHFEEKIKSVLCYKTQFNTLDASEPATYISNPDFLETIKGRALMLGKRIGVKYAEGYLSAKTPGINSFDAFIQQVT comes from the coding sequence ATGAAAGTAGATATTTTAGCTTTTGGTGTTCACCCCGACGATGTTGAATTGGGTTGTTCCGGAACGCTCATAGCATCTGCTAAAGCAGGCAAAAAAGTAGCAGTGGTAGATCTTACAGGCGGAGAACTTGGCACCAGGGGAACGGTTGATACAAGAAAAACAGAAGCGGCAGATGCTGCCGGCGTCATGTTGCTTGCTGCACGCGAAAATCTTGAGATGGCAGATGGTTTTTTTCAGCATGATGAAGCCAATGTAAGGAAGGTGATAACAGTTATACGTAAATACCAGCCGGAGATTGTGCTTTGTAATGCGCCTGAAGACCGGCACCCGGATCATGGCAGAAGTTCGAAGCTGGTAGCTGATGCCGCATTTCTCTCAGGGTTACGCAAGATTGAAACAGTGTACAATAACCAGCCACAGCAGCAGTGGAGGCCGGCATATGTTTTTCATTATATACAAGACCGTTACCTGAAACCAGATTTTGTCTTTGACATTTCAGATCATTTTGAAGAGAAGATCAAATCGGTGCTGTGTTATAAAACACAGTTCAATACATTAGATGCAAGTGAACCGGCTACATACATTTCTAACCCGGATTTTCTTGAAACAATAAAAGGACGCGCTCTCATGCTTGGCAAGCGCATTGGTGTTAAATATGCAGAAGGATATCTATCTGCCAAAACACCTGGTATCAACAGTTTTGATGCATTTATTCAGCAGGTTACGTAG
- a CDS encoding fatty acid desaturase family protein yields the protein MQAPKFAHTAQSFHVVLKNRINEYFEKTGKQTNGGFRLLSKALFLVLSFIYLYVHLIFFTPSTPLALTFCVLLGACTAAIGFNIMHDGGHGSFSKYPWVNKIAAVTAEVLGASHFIWNMKHNVIHHAYTNVDGVDDDIDAKPVLRMASTQKRYKMHRFQHLYFWVFYCFLHLYWILLSDYKKYFTGKVGEIPLKKMTFKDHFTFWFFKLLHYTLFIIIPIIKLGFSKWIVGYLCFTVVAGFVLSIVFQLAHTVEDTEFPVPDVASNRLEDEWAIHQLKTTANFATRSRFISWFVGGLNFQIEHHLFPKISHIHYPQISKIVKQACQEYGVVYVEYPKLHNAVASHVSFLKQMGRA from the coding sequence ATGCAAGCTCCGAAATTCGCACACACAGCACAGTCCTTTCACGTAGTATTAAAGAACCGCATCAACGAATACTTCGAAAAAACAGGAAAACAAACAAACGGTGGTTTCAGGCTATTAAGCAAAGCCTTGTTTCTTGTTTTAAGTTTTATCTATTTATATGTTCACCTCATATTTTTTACCCCGTCTACGCCGCTGGCATTAACTTTTTGCGTTCTGCTTGGGGCATGTACGGCGGCAATTGGCTTTAATATCATGCACGATGGCGGTCACGGAAGTTTCAGTAAATATCCCTGGGTAAATAAAATAGCTGCTGTTACTGCAGAGGTGTTAGGTGCAAGTCATTTTATCTGGAACATGAAGCACAATGTAATCCACCACGCGTATACAAATGTAGATGGTGTAGACGATGACATTGATGCCAAACCGGTACTGCGTATGGCATCTACACAAAAGCGCTATAAAATGCATCGTTTTCAGCACCTGTATTTCTGGGTATTTTATTGCTTCCTGCACCTTTACTGGATTTTACTGAGCGATTATAAAAAATACTTTACCGGTAAGGTGGGAGAGATTCCATTAAAGAAAATGACCTTCAAAGACCATTTTACATTCTGGTTCTTTAAACTGTTGCATTATACCTTATTCATCATTATACCAATTATCAAATTAGGTTTTTCCAAATGGATTGTCGGTTACTTATGTTTTACGGTTGTGGCGGGCTTCGTATTAAGCATTGTGTTCCAGTTGGCGCATACGGTAGAAGACACAGAATTTCCTGTTCCTGATGTGGCAAGCAACAGGCTCGAAGATGAGTGGGCTATACACCAGCTAAAAACGACCGCGAATTTTGCTACAAGAAGCAGGTTTATCTCATGGTTTGTGGGTGGGTTGAATTTCCAGATTGAGCACCATCTCTTTCCAAAGATTTCTCATATACATTATCCTCAGATCAGCAAGATCGTAAAACAGGCATGCCAGGAGTATGGTGTTGTTTACGTAGAATATCCAAAATTGCATAATGCTGTTGCTTCGCACGTATCTTTTCTTAAGCAAATGGGCAGGGCATAG
- a CDS encoding formylglycine-generating enzyme family protein, translating to MKKNANHWLYACTVVFLLPACKSKTDTADEPTRLPAVSAVAASKVSGAISCAYGLSPNDSITFMKGGGADFKETIENTTTPDQQAPQGMRWIPGGEFSMGGVNPVGMNDGGHEQMQDARPVHRVYVDGYYMDETEVTNAQFAAFVKATGYVTVAEKKPTKEEFPGAPDEMLIAGSAVFTPPPQKVSLNDMFQWWQYKEGADWKHPFGKGSDIKGKDNYPVVHICYEDAAAYAKWAGKRLPTEAEWEFAARGGKAGNLYAWGNELKPDGKWPANIFEGSFPDKDEAADGFQGIAPVKQYAPNGYGLYDIGGNVWEWCYDWYRPDYYAQFTSGTAKNPQGPADSYDPQEPGLKKRVQRGGSFLCTDQYCTRYMVGTRGKGESRSASNHVGFRCVKDYIKK from the coding sequence ATGAAAAAAAATGCAAATCATTGGCTGTATGCCTGCACAGTGGTCTTTTTGCTGCCTGCATGCAAAAGCAAAACCGACACTGCAGATGAACCAACCCGGCTACCAGCCGTATCTGCGGTAGCGGCATCAAAGGTTTCAGGTGCTATCTCCTGTGCATATGGTCTTTCGCCAAACGACAGTATAACATTTATGAAGGGCGGAGGCGCCGATTTTAAAGAAACGATAGAAAACACAACAACGCCTGATCAACAGGCGCCGCAGGGCATGAGATGGATACCTGGCGGCGAGTTTAGCATGGGCGGCGTAAACCCGGTTGGTATGAATGATGGCGGGCATGAACAAATGCAGGATGCACGACCCGTGCACCGCGTATATGTAGACGGCTATTACATGGATGAAACCGAAGTGACCAATGCACAATTTGCAGCTTTTGTAAAAGCCACCGGTTACGTTACTGTTGCAGAAAAAAAGCCAACAAAAGAAGAATTTCCCGGCGCGCCTGACGAAATGCTTATTGCCGGTTCGGCAGTTTTTACACCACCACCTCAAAAAGTTTCCCTCAACGATATGTTTCAATGGTGGCAATATAAAGAAGGTGCAGACTGGAAACATCCTTTTGGTAAAGGAAGCGATATAAAGGGGAAAGATAACTACCCTGTTGTGCATATCTGCTACGAGGATGCTGCAGCGTATGCTAAATGGGCCGGTAAGCGGCTGCCAACAGAAGCAGAATGGGAGTTTGCGGCACGCGGTGGTAAAGCCGGTAACCTGTATGCATGGGGTAATGAATTAAAGCCAGACGGCAAATGGCCAGCCAATATCTTTGAAGGTTCTTTTCCTGACAAGGATGAGGCGGCAGACGGTTTTCAAGGCATAGCGCCGGTTAAACAATATGCCCCCAACGGGTATGGATTGTATGACATTGGTGGTAATGTGTGGGAATGGTGTTACGACTGGTACAGGCCTGATTATTATGCACAGTTTACAAGTGGTACAGCAAAAAATCCGCAGGGGCCGGCTGACTCATACGATCCACAGGAGCCTGGTTTGAAAAAGCGCGTGCAAAGGGGAGGATCGTTTTTGTGCACAGACCAATATTGTACAAGGTATATGGTGGGTACACGGGGTAAAGGAGAATCAAGGTCAGCATCTAACCATGTCGGTTTTCGTTGTGTAAAGGATTATATAAAGAAATAG
- the secDF gene encoding protein translocase subunit SecDF, with translation MQLKGLVRFFTILLVIICLYQLSFTWMVRNHEKAQEEKAAAWVKSYYPPASAKYPGDAERAAAYADSLDNLEKERLQRLLDSTEESKIGLFGLTTYKYAKDQELKLGLDLQGGMSVTMEVGLDGLIRSLANYSKNPAFNTAINNAVARKANTGSDLISLFADEYKKTSNGAKLGPLFVQSMRKDNSKAKLDPSDEEVITYLRLQAGNAFNNTFRILSNRIDRFGLASPTINPDPEKGIINVELAGIKDPERVRKYLQSTANLQFFEVFNINEVAESLQSADKAMSDYLKGNTTVDTATAVATVPDTTATVQNNTDTTKTATLSGNTADTNNNTATTGKATDSAKIRALENPIFSLFAGIAQGQQDEKGAVRFPPYVGYVLKRDTAQLGEYLRSAVVTGKLPANLVFMYGNVESETGVVQDRLALYAIKTLDNGQAKLEGNNISTSKQDFDDKGKPSISMNMDGVGTRIWAKMTADNVGKPIAIVLDNFVYSAPNVINAIPNGNSQISGRFTVQEAKDLADILQSGKLPAPAKIVAEQVVGPTLGDAAVTGGAMAFLISFVVIFILMLVYYNTGGWVANIALILNLLFTIGILAMFGFTLTAPGIAGLVLTIGMAVDTNVIIFERIKEELIKGKGYQTAVADGYKRSYAPVLDAHVTTFLTAFILFVFGLGPVLGFATTQMLGIVLSLFCGILVSRMITELFTNKKRHLEYFTGISKKIFKHTQFKFIEYRKIAYGISFVVLILGVAALFNGFDEGVEFSGGRSYTVKFATAPNVEEVRTELEKAFEESPIIKTVNTSDQLNITTSYKIKETGSNVDSVVVEKLYTGLQKFLPNTSLNQFKDSKTLVSSQKVLPSISEDLKRGATKATVIAIIVICLYIFIRFRDWRYSMGTIVALLHDVFVTLAVFSFARNLVPFPLEIDQHFIAAVLTVIGFSMNDTVIVYDRIREDSRLMKGTDKATIINTAINQTLSRTIMTSLTVFLTILILFIFGGEVTKGFAFAMLIGVITGTYSSIFVAAPILVDFGKDKPLGVQEEDAKAKAEKPVVIKTK, from the coding sequence ATGCAACTTAAAGGTTTGGTGCGGTTCTTTACCATCTTGCTTGTCATTATCTGCCTCTATCAATTATCATTTACATGGATGGTACGCAACCATGAGAAAGCCCAGGAAGAAAAAGCGGCTGCCTGGGTTAAATCTTACTACCCTCCAGCTTCTGCCAAATACCCCGGTGATGCAGAGCGTGCCGCAGCATATGCAGACTCTTTGGACAACCTGGAAAAAGAGCGCCTGCAACGTTTGCTTGACAGCACAGAAGAAAGTAAGATTGGACTGTTTGGACTTACCACTTACAAATATGCAAAAGACCAGGAACTAAAACTGGGTCTCGACCTGCAGGGTGGTATGAGTGTAACGATGGAAGTGGGCCTGGATGGTTTGATCCGCTCGCTGGCCAACTATTCTAAAAATCCTGCCTTTAATACGGCGATCAATAATGCGGTTGCAAGAAAAGCAAACACAGGCAGTGACCTGATTTCCCTGTTTGCAGATGAATACAAAAAAACATCTAACGGTGCGAAGCTTGGACCCTTGTTTGTGCAGAGCATGCGCAAAGACAACTCAAAAGCCAAGCTGGACCCCAGCGATGAAGAAGTAATTACGTACCTGCGCCTGCAGGCCGGTAATGCATTCAACAATACTTTCCGCATTCTCAGCAACAGGATCGACAGGTTTGGTCTTGCATCACCAACCATTAATCCTGATCCGGAAAAAGGTATCATTAATGTAGAACTTGCAGGTATTAAAGATCCTGAAAGAGTACGTAAGTATTTGCAGTCTACTGCTAACCTCCAGTTCTTCGAGGTGTTTAATATTAACGAGGTTGCCGAATCTTTACAAAGTGCAGACAAAGCAATGTCTGATTATTTAAAAGGCAATACTACTGTTGACACGGCTACAGCCGTTGCAACGGTACCGGATACTACTGCAACTGTGCAGAATAATACCGACACAACAAAAACTGCCACGCTCTCCGGTAATACTGCTGACACAAATAACAACACCGCTACAACTGGTAAAGCAACTGATTCTGCAAAGATCAGGGCACTTGAGAACCCCATTTTCTCTTTGTTTGCGGGCATAGCACAGGGTCAACAGGATGAAAAAGGTGCCGTTCGTTTTCCGCCATACGTTGGCTATGTGTTGAAAAGAGATACTGCGCAACTTGGTGAGTATTTAAGATCTGCAGTGGTTACCGGCAAATTGCCTGCAAACCTCGTTTTCATGTACGGCAACGTAGAAAGCGAAACAGGTGTAGTGCAGGACAGGCTGGCGCTTTACGCTATCAAAACACTGGACAATGGCCAGGCCAAACTGGAAGGTAACAACATCAGCACCTCCAAACAGGATTTTGACGATAAAGGCAAGCCATCTATCAGCATGAACATGGATGGTGTGGGTACAAGAATATGGGCTAAAATGACTGCCGATAACGTTGGCAAACCAATCGCTATCGTTCTGGATAATTTTGTATACAGTGCTCCAAACGTGATTAATGCCATTCCAAATGGTAACTCCCAGATATCCGGGCGCTTTACTGTGCAGGAAGCAAAAGACCTTGCAGACATTCTTCAATCGGGCAAGTTGCCTGCACCTGCAAAAATAGTTGCAGAACAGGTTGTAGGTCCAACCCTGGGTGACGCTGCTGTAACCGGTGGCGCCATGGCGTTCCTGATTTCTTTCGTGGTTATTTTTATCCTGATGCTTGTGTACTATAATACAGGTGGCTGGGTTGCAAACATTGCACTTATCCTCAACCTCCTCTTTACAATAGGCATCCTGGCTATGTTTGGATTTACCTTAACCGCACCGGGTATTGCCGGTTTGGTTCTTACCATTGGTATGGCCGTAGACACCAACGTTATAATATTCGAGAGAATCAAGGAAGAACTTATAAAAGGCAAAGGTTACCAGACTGCGGTGGCAGACGGTTATAAACGTTCTTACGCACCGGTGCTCGATGCACACGTGACAACATTTTTAACTGCCTTCATACTCTTTGTATTTGGTCTTGGCCCTGTACTTGGGTTTGCCACTACTCAGATGCTTGGTATCGTGCTTTCTTTATTCTGCGGTATCCTTGTTTCAAGAATGATCACCGAGTTGTTTACCAACAAGAAAAGACACCTTGAATATTTTACCGGTATTTCAAAGAAAATATTTAAACACACGCAGTTTAAGTTTATTGAATACAGGAAGATTGCTTATGGTATTTCTTTTGTTGTACTTATACTGGGCGTAGCAGCGCTCTTCAATGGTTTTGATGAAGGTGTTGAATTTTCAGGCGGCCGTAGCTATACGGTAAAATTTGCAACCGCTCCTAACGTAGAAGAAGTTAGAACGGAACTTGAAAAAGCATTTGAAGAATCACCTATCATTAAAACAGTTAACACCAGCGACCAGTTAAATATAACCACGTCTTACAAGATAAAAGAAACCGGCAGCAATGTGGATTCTGTAGTGGTAGAAAAGCTGTACACCGGCCTGCAAAAGTTCTTGCCAAATACTTCGTTGAACCAGTTTAAAGATTCGAAGACGTTGGTTAGTTCTCAAAAAGTCTTGCCTTCAATTTCCGAAGACCTGAAACGTGGCGCTACAAAGGCCACTGTTATCGCGATCATCGTAATCTGTTTATATATCTTCATCCGTTTCCGCGACTGGAGATATTCAATGGGTACCATTGTAGCCTTGCTGCACGACGTATTTGTAACACTTGCTGTTTTCAGTTTTGCGCGCAACCTTGTACCATTCCCGCTGGAAATAGACCAGCACTTCATTGCAGCGGTACTAACCGTTATCGGTTTCTCTATGAACGATACCGTAATCGTATATGACAGAATTCGGGAAGATTCACGACTGATGAAGGGTACAGATAAAGCAACAATCATCAACACGGCCATCAATCAAACGCTTAGCCGCACAATCATGACGTCACTTACCGTATTTCTTACCATCCTTATATTGTTTATTTTTGGAGGTGAGGTTACCAAAGGTTTTGCATTTGCTATGTTGATTGGTGTTATCACCGGTACTTATTCTTCCATTTTTGTTGCAGCGCCTATCCTGGTTGACTTTGGTAAAGACAAGCCACTTGGTGTACAGGAAGAAGATGCAAAGGCCAAAGCTGAAAAACCTGTTGTCATCAAAACAAAATAA
- the accD gene encoding acetyl-CoA carboxylase, carboxyltransferase subunit beta codes for MTTKKEEDFENNLSGNEAAASNVQHGEPRQKWYKRLRKGITTSTADKKETPEGLWNKCPECNYITTTTELQENLFVCPKCNYHHRISSEDYFDILFDNREYDIMYDNIVSKDFLGFTDLKPYQKRLDEIHAKTDLKDSMRVAVGKVNGQELVVACMDFEFIGGSLGSVMGEKFSRAVDYCLEHKLPYLVISKSGGARMMESAFSLMQLAKTSGKLAQLSEARLPYISLLTDPTFGGISASFGMLGDMNIAEPGALIGFAGPRVIKETIKKDLPPGFQRSEFLLEHGFLDFIIDRKKLKDRLSQLIVLLRN; via the coding sequence ATGACAACAAAAAAGGAAGAGGATTTTGAGAACAATCTTTCAGGAAATGAGGCAGCAGCATCGAACGTTCAGCATGGCGAGCCCAGACAAAAGTGGTATAAGCGCTTACGAAAAGGAATTACAACATCTACTGCAGACAAAAAAGAAACACCGGAAGGTCTTTGGAACAAATGCCCCGAGTGTAACTATATAACCACAACAACAGAATTGCAGGAAAACCTTTTTGTTTGTCCAAAATGCAATTACCACCACCGCATCAGCAGCGAAGATTATTTCGACATTCTTTTCGACAACAGGGAATATGATATTATGTATGATAATATCGTAAGTAAAGACTTTTTAGGTTTTACTGACCTAAAGCCATATCAAAAAAGACTGGACGAAATACATGCTAAAACAGATTTAAAAGATAGTATGCGCGTGGCTGTTGGTAAAGTAAACGGCCAGGAACTGGTGGTTGCCTGTATGGATTTTGAATTTATTGGCGGATCACTCGGCAGCGTTATGGGAGAGAAGTTTAGCCGTGCTGTGGACTATTGTCTTGAGCACAAACTGCCTTATCTCGTGATTAGCAAAAGCGGCGGCGCACGTATGATGGAAAGTGCTTTTAGCCTGATGCAACTTGCAAAGACAAGCGGAAAACTGGCACAACTAAGTGAAGCCCGCCTGCCGTATATTTCATTACTTACAGACCCTACTTTTGGCGGAATTTCTGCAAGTTTTGGTATGCTGGGAGATATGAATATTGCAGAGCCTGGCGCGTTGATAGGTTTTGCTGGCCCGCGTGTAATTAAAGAAACAATAAAGAAAGATCTGCCACCGGGTTTTCAAAGAAGCGAGTTTTTACTGGAGCACGGATTTCTTGATTTTATCATCGACAGAAAAAAATTGAAAGACAGGCTTTCTCAGTTGATTGTGCTGCTAAGGAATTAA
- the smpB gene encoding SsrA-binding protein SmpB, producing MAKEMNNRQAYYNYYIDDKYVAGMVLLGTEVKSIRDGKVSFNDAYCMFDDNELWVRGLYIAEYSHGTVNNHIAVHDRKLLLTKRELKKLQTKIKEKGFTIIPLKVFFNDKSLVKLEIGLGRGKKLHDKRETIKERDTQKEIKRYLK from the coding sequence ATGGCAAAGGAAATGAACAACAGGCAAGCTTACTACAATTACTACATCGATGATAAATATGTGGCAGGTATGGTTTTGCTCGGTACAGAAGTAAAATCAATAAGAGATGGTAAAGTGAGTTTTAATGATGCTTATTGTATGTTTGATGATAATGAGTTATGGGTACGGGGTCTTTACATTGCGGAATATTCTCATGGTACGGTAAATAATCATATTGCAGTACATGACCGGAAGCTGCTTTTGACCAAAAGAGAACTTAAAAAACTACAGACTAAAATCAAAGAGAAGGGCTTTACAATCATTCCGCTTAAAGTATTCTTCAACGATAAAAGCCTTGTAAAGCTGGAAATTGGTCTTGGCCGCGGAAAAAAACTACATGATAAGCGCGAAACCATTAAAGAGCGCGATACACAAAAAGAAATTAAAAGATACCTGAAATAA
- a CDS encoding nucleoside phosphorylase: protein MHKIESSELIINNRGAIYHLDVRPEELAETVITVGDPGRVEQVSKHFDKVEHRLQHREFITHTGYLGRKRISVVSTGIGPDNIDIVMNELDALVNIDFDERTVKRELSTLTVIRLGTSGALQADIPVDSYVAGTHGLGIDNLLNYYKHSNNEEEKILLQQFAAHTQLDNNFSHPYIATASAAVIKHFVEGFHHGITVTCPGFYGPQGRVLRLGLTNPQLVDRLTQFYYGNHRITNFEMETSAIYGLGKLLGHHCLSANVIVANRVSKTFTKDGAAAVEGLITKALGIIEHI from the coding sequence ATGCACAAAATTGAATCGTCTGAGCTGATCATTAATAACCGGGGCGCTATTTATCACCTGGATGTAAGGCCCGAAGAGCTGGCTGAAACGGTCATTACTGTGGGAGACCCGGGGCGTGTGGAACAGGTAAGTAAACATTTTGATAAGGTGGAACACAGGCTACAGCACAGGGAATTTATAACACATACAGGCTACCTTGGCAGGAAGCGGATATCTGTTGTATCAACAGGTATAGGTCCTGATAATATTGATATTGTTATGAATGAACTGGATGCGCTGGTAAATATTGATTTCGATGAAAGAACTGTAAAAAGGGAACTGAGCACTCTTACCGTTATAAGACTTGGTACCAGTGGCGCTTTGCAGGCAGATATACCTGTTGACAGCTATGTGGCGGGTACGCATGGCCTGGGAATAGATAACCTTCTGAATTATTACAAGCACAGTAACAATGAAGAAGAGAAAATACTGCTTCAGCAATTTGCAGCACACACACAACTGGACAACAATTTTTCTCACCCATATATTGCTACGGCGTCTGCTGCAGTAATCAAACATTTTGTTGAAGGGTTTCATCATGGCATTACCGTTACGTGCCCGGGGTTTTATGGCCCGCAAGGCAGGGTTTTGCGTCTTGGGCTTACCAATCCTCAACTGGTGGACCGGCTGACGCAGTTTTATTATGGCAACCATCGTATCACCAATTTTGAAATGGAAACAAGCGCTATTTATGGCCTGGGTAAATTGCTCGGTCACCACTGCCTGAGCGCTAATGTAATTGTGGCAAACCGTGTAAGCAAGACATTTACCAAAGATGGGGCCGCTGCAGTAGAAGGTTTAATCACTAAAGCCCTTGGCATAATTGAGCACATATAA
- the dapF gene encoding diaminopimelate epimerase encodes MKIVFYKYQGTGNDFIIIDNRNNSLSLTTAQVKKMCDRRFGIGADGLMLLDAAPGYDFKMVYYNADGKESTMCGNGGRCLVKFAHHSGIKKSKYLFIAVDGAHEATVEDNGWVYLKMKNVKGIEKHFADAILDTGSPHYVKNIDNLATYDVVRYGKEIRNSESFKKNGINVNFVEQQDRSIFVRTFERGVEDETLSCGTGVTAAALVYAHNDNGFNRVEIKTLGGNLAVEFDKRSDDTFENVWLCGPADFVFKGDIEVA; translated from the coding sequence ATGAAAATTGTTTTTTATAAATACCAGGGCACAGGCAATGACTTTATCATTATAGACAACAGGAATAACAGTCTTTCACTTACCACCGCACAGGTAAAAAAAATGTGCGACCGCCGTTTTGGAATAGGTGCCGATGGCCTTATGCTGCTCGATGCAGCGCCGGGCTATGATTTCAAAATGGTGTATTATAACGCCGACGGCAAGGAGAGCACCATGTGTGGTAATGGAGGTCGTTGTCTTGTAAAATTTGCACACCATAGCGGCATTAAAAAAAGTAAATATCTTTTTATAGCGGTAGACGGCGCACATGAAGCCACTGTTGAAGACAATGGATGGGTATATCTTAAAATGAAAAATGTAAAAGGCATTGAAAAGCATTTTGCAGATGCTATCTTGGATACCGGCTCACCGCATTATGTAAAAAACATAGATAACCTGGCAACCTATGATGTGGTGCGTTATGGAAAAGAAATAAGGAACAGCGAAAGCTTTAAAAAGAATGGCATCAATGTAAACTTTGTAGAGCAGCAGGACCGTTCCATTTTTGTAAGAACTTTTGAACGGGGTGTAGAAGATGAAACGCTGAGCTGTGGTACAGGGGTTACGGCAGCTGCACTTGTATATGCACACAATGACAATGGATTTAACCGCGTAGAAATAAAAACACTTGGCGGCAACCTGGCTGTAGAGTTTGATAAAAGAAGCGATGATACCTTTGAAAATGTATGGCTTTGCGGCCCGGCAGATTTTGTTTTTAAAGGAGATATAGAGGTTGCTTAG
- a CDS encoding magnesium transporter CorA family protein, with the protein MIQYFKNINNQTVAINKPENGIWVNLVPPLKDEEFDELSEVLEIPIGFLRDSLDIDERPRYEIEDNVKFVVIKTPAENNSFNDSDAYYITIPICIILTHNHIVTVNSFDNGAIKKFLNTFEKRHPDKRSMMVLKIFEKVVQNFMEFLKEINHNRNLYEQKLYDSNRNEELLNLMRIQKSLVYFVTALRSNELMMLKMERTNFLGLNEEEREFLTDLIVDTSQALEMANVYTNILSSTMDAFASIISNNLNNVMKRLTSITIVLMLPTLITSIYGMNVDIPYQHTQHAFYIPVILSLCVSVIIAWYFMKKKWF; encoded by the coding sequence TTGATACAGTACTTCAAAAATATCAACAACCAGACGGTAGCCATAAATAAACCTGAAAACGGTATATGGGTTAATCTTGTGCCACCATTAAAAGATGAAGAGTTTGATGAGTTAAGTGAAGTACTGGAAATACCAATCGGATTTTTGAGAGACTCGCTGGATATAGATGAGAGACCGCGCTACGAAATTGAAGACAATGTAAAATTCGTTGTCATTAAAACCCCTGCAGAGAATAACTCTTTTAACGATAGTGATGCTTATTATATCACCATACCTATCTGCATAATCTTAACGCATAACCATATTGTTACCGTTAACTCATTCGACAACGGAGCCATAAAAAAATTCCTGAATACTTTCGAAAAACGCCATCCGGATAAACGCAGCATGATGGTCTTAAAGATCTTTGAGAAAGTGGTACAGAATTTCATGGAGTTTTTAAAAGAGATCAACCATAACCGCAACCTATACGAACAAAAGCTGTACGATAGTAACCGCAATGAAGAATTGCTCAACCTCATGCGCATTCAAAAAAGCCTTGTATACTTTGTTACCGCCCTGCGCAGTAATGAACTTATGATGCTAAAAATGGAGCGCACAAATTTTCTCGGTCTTAATGAAGAAGAAAGAGAATTCTTAACCGACCTTATAGTAGACACCAGCCAGGCGCTCGAAATGGCCAACGTTTATACCAATATCCTCAGCAGCACCATGGATGCATTTGCCAGCATCATCAGCAACAACCTGAATAATGTAATGAAGCGGCTTACATCCATTACCATTGTGCTTATGCTTCCAACACTCATCACCAGTATCTATGGTATGAACGTAGACATACCTTACCAGCATACGCAGCATGCGTTTTACATTCCTGTTATTCTATCACTTTGTGTGTCTGTAATTATAGCCTGGTACTTTATGAAGAAGAAGTGGTTCTGA